The following proteins come from a genomic window of Flavobacterium eburneipallidum:
- the bioA gene encoding adenosylmethionine--8-amino-7-oxononanoate transaminase, with the protein MNLTERDQNNIWHPYTQHKTAALPIAIKKGEGALLWDENNKEYIDAIASWWVNPYGHSNKFIADAIYKQLTTLEHVLFGGFTHEPAILLAEKLMEILPKNQQKIFFSDNGSTAVEVAIKVALQYFFNKGEKKTTIIAFENAFHGDTFAAMAASGISFYTQAFEGMFIDVVRIPVPTKGNEQESFDALKKVIKNHNCAGFIFEPLVQGAAGMVMYEPEALDELIKICQENNVLTIADEVMTGFGKTGKTFACDYLTETPDMMCLSKALTGGTIPMAITTFTQDIFEAFYDEDINKALFHGHTFTANPTGCAAALASFELLQTQEMQDNIARVNQKHLEFQKQIESHPKVTTTRVLGTIFALEILTESSASYYGTLRNKLYNFFIENGIILRPVGNIVYILPPYIITDEQLQKVYEVVEKALEIV; encoded by the coding sequence ATGAATTTAACAGAAAGAGACCAAAACAACATCTGGCATCCATATACCCAGCACAAAACCGCAGCACTTCCTATTGCTATCAAAAAAGGCGAAGGCGCTTTGCTTTGGGACGAAAACAACAAAGAATACATTGACGCCATCGCTTCATGGTGGGTGAATCCTTATGGTCATTCCAATAAGTTTATCGCCGATGCCATTTACAAACAACTGACGACTTTAGAACACGTCCTTTTTGGCGGATTCACCCACGAACCAGCTATACTTTTGGCAGAAAAGCTGATGGAAATTTTACCCAAAAACCAGCAAAAAATATTCTTTTCGGACAATGGTTCTACAGCCGTTGAAGTTGCGATTAAAGTGGCTTTGCAATATTTTTTTAATAAAGGCGAAAAGAAAACTACGATAATTGCTTTCGAAAATGCTTTTCACGGAGATACTTTTGCCGCAATGGCTGCCAGCGGAATTTCCTTTTATACCCAAGCTTTTGAAGGAATGTTTATTGATGTGGTGCGAATTCCTGTTCCAACAAAAGGCAACGAACAAGAAAGCTTTGATGCTTTAAAAAAAGTGATAAAAAACCACAATTGTGCCGGATTTATTTTTGAGCCATTGGTTCAAGGAGCTGCCGGAATGGTGATGTATGAACCAGAGGCATTGGATGAATTAATCAAAATTTGCCAAGAAAACAACGTACTAACCATTGCCGATGAAGTGATGACCGGTTTTGGAAAAACAGGAAAAACTTTCGCCTGCGATTATCTAACCGAAACACCTGATATGATGTGTTTGTCCAAAGCTTTGACAGGCGGAACCATTCCGATGGCGATTACTACTTTTACCCAAGATATTTTCGAAGCTTTTTATGATGAAGATATCAATAAAGCTTTATTTCACGGACATACTTTTACGGCAAATCCAACAGGTTGTGCAGCTGCTTTGGCGAGTTTTGAGTTATTGCAAACCCAAGAAATGCAAGACAATATTGCTAGAGTGAATCAAAAACATTTAGAGTTTCAAAAACAGATTGAATCGCATCCCAAAGTAACGACAACACGAGTGCTAGGAACTATTTTTGCCTTGGAAATTCTAACCGAAAGTTCTGCTAGTTACTACGGAACTTTGCGCAACAAACTCTATAATTTCTTTATCGAAAACGGAATCATTTTGCGTCCAGTTGGCAATATTGTTTACATTTTGCCTCCTTACATCATCACCGACGAACAATTGCAAAAAGTGTATGAAGTGGTCGAAAAAGCTTTGGAAATAGTTTAA
- a CDS encoding beta-ketoacyl synthase N-terminal-like domain-containing protein translates to MSQIISITALASISPLGNNPKTIWENYKSINHCFTNHFLDHKQTFVAQLDEDSKTIVEELKQSDIKYKSLDKSVLYAMVASRKAMQNAGWTSNDVFGINIGSSRGATDLFEKHFQEYLATGKAQTLASPTTTLGNISSWVAHDLQSTGPEISHSITCSTALHALLNGVAWLKSGMADKFLVGGSEAPLTDFTIGQMRALKIYSNSEEQYPNRAFDLEKTQNGMILGEGASVCCLEIGKKENALAFVEDIGYATEILEHNISISAEATCFQKSMKMALQNTDLSEVDAIVMHAPGTKAGDLTEYKAIQKVFGTNLPMLTTNKWKIGHTFGASGILSIEMAILMMQHQEFISVPYAKTQNPRKQIRKVLVNAVGFGGNAVSVLLSI, encoded by the coding sequence TTGTCACAAATTATCTCTATAACCGCACTTGCCTCCATTTCGCCATTGGGTAATAACCCGAAGACGATTTGGGAAAATTATAAAAGCATCAATCATTGTTTTACGAATCATTTTTTAGATCACAAACAAACATTTGTTGCCCAATTAGATGAAGATTCCAAAACAATTGTTGAGGAGTTAAAACAGTCCGACATTAAATACAAATCTTTAGACAAATCGGTTTTGTATGCCATGGTTGCTTCCCGCAAAGCGATGCAAAATGCAGGTTGGACTTCAAATGACGTTTTCGGAATCAATATTGGTTCTTCTCGTGGAGCGACTGATTTATTCGAAAAACATTTTCAAGAATATTTAGCAACTGGAAAGGCACAAACACTGGCTTCGCCAACAACTACTTTAGGAAATATTTCCTCTTGGGTAGCGCACGATTTGCAAAGTACTGGACCTGAAATTTCGCATTCCATAACTTGTTCCACTGCTTTACATGCTTTATTGAATGGTGTAGCTTGGTTGAAATCAGGAATGGCAGATAAATTTTTAGTGGGCGGAAGTGAAGCGCCTTTGACGGATTTTACGATTGGTCAGATGCGGGCTTTGAAGATTTATTCCAATAGTGAAGAACAATATCCCAACAGAGCTTTCGATTTAGAAAAAACCCAAAACGGAATGATTTTGGGTGAAGGTGCTTCGGTTTGTTGTTTAGAAATTGGCAAAAAAGAAAACGCTTTAGCTTTTGTAGAAGACATTGGTTATGCTACCGAAATTTTGGAACACAACATTTCCATTTCGGCAGAGGCGACTTGTTTTCAGAAATCAATGAAAATGGCTTTGCAAAATACAGACTTATCCGAAGTGGATGCTATTGTGATGCACGCTCCAGGAACCAAAGCGGGTGATTTGACAGAATACAAAGCGATTCAAAAAGTGTTCGGAACCAATTTACCCATGCTGACAACCAATAAATGGAAAATAGGTCACACCTTTGGCGCCTCTGGAATTTTAAGCATCGAAATGGCTATTTTGATGATGCAACATCAAGAATTTATTAGCGTTCCTTATGCAAAAACGCAAAATCCAAGAAAACAAATTCGTAAAGTTTTAGTCAATGCAGTAGGTTTTGGTGGCAACGCCGTGAGTGTTTTATTGAGTATCTAA
- the bioD gene encoding dethiobiotin synthase produces the protein MKLFITGISTDVGKTIASSIIVESLQADYWKPIQAGDLDNSDSHKVKSQISNSKSHFFSNSYALNTPASPHLAAELDGITIDLKNIKEPETQNHLVIEGAGGLFVPLNDNDCVIDLIQSDYKVIVVSRHYLGSINHTLLTIEALKNRKIDIAGIIFSGDENQSSEAIILNKTGVKSIGRIEQEPYFDQNVVKEYADLFRENLLNL, from the coding sequence ATGAAACTATTTATAACAGGAATATCAACCGATGTAGGCAAAACCATTGCCTCCTCCATCATTGTAGAATCGCTCCAAGCCGATTATTGGAAACCCATCCAAGCAGGCGATTTGGACAATTCCGATAGCCATAAGGTGAAATCCCAAATTTCAAACTCTAAATCCCATTTTTTTTCAAACAGTTATGCTCTGAATACACCAGCGAGTCCACATCTCGCAGCTGAATTGGACGGAATCACTATCGATTTAAAAAACATCAAAGAACCCGAAACCCAAAATCATCTCGTGATTGAAGGAGCTGGTGGTCTTTTCGTTCCATTAAATGATAATGATTGTGTGATTGATTTAATTCAATCCGACTATAAAGTAATTGTCGTTTCCAGACATTATTTAGGAAGTATCAATCATACTTTGCTAACCATCGAAGCCTTAAAAAATAGAAAAATTGACATTGCTGGAATCATTTTTAGTGGTGACGAAAATCAATCTTCTGAAGCAATAATTCTCAATAAAACTGGAGTCAAATCCATTGGAAGAATAGAACAAGAACCTTATTTTGATCAAAATGTAGTCAAAGAATACGCCGATTTGTTTCGAGAAAATCTGTTGAATTTATAA
- a CDS encoding aminotransferase class I/II-fold pyridoxal phosphate-dependent enzyme, whose protein sequence is MKFPKNLASKLEIREQNNALRKLPIPNNLIDFSSNDYLGFSKNKTIFEETHQYLINNNSIQNGATGSRLISGNHQIYQEAEKYIAEFHQSESALIFNSGYDANVGFFSAVPQKGDLILYDELCHASIRDGIQLSNAKSYKFKHNDFEDLERLILKPTTNNQQPTTIYIVTETVFSMDGDCPNMEELIAVAEKYNCHLVVDEAHSLGIFGEHGEGLIQMLGLQDRLFARIMTFGKGLGCHGAAIVGSQELYNYLVNFARSFIYTTGLSPHSVATILVAYQHLQTEQSAIEQLRKNINHFNQQKNILGLKPMFVHSKSAIQSAIIPGNQNVKSIAIQLQEKGFDVKAILSPTVPEGQERLRFCLHSYNTKEEISEVLALLSNFVF, encoded by the coding sequence ATGAAATTTCCAAAAAATCTCGCTTCCAAACTCGAAATCCGTGAGCAAAACAATGCCCTTCGGAAATTACCAATACCCAATAATTTAATTGATTTTTCTTCTAATGATTATCTGGGTTTTTCAAAAAACAAAACCATTTTTGAAGAAACGCATCAGTATTTAATCAATAATAATTCTATCCAAAACGGAGCCACAGGTTCACGCTTAATATCTGGAAATCATCAAATCTATCAAGAAGCAGAAAAGTATATTGCCGAATTCCATCAATCGGAATCGGCTCTAATTTTCAATTCAGGATATGATGCCAATGTGGGATTTTTTAGTGCTGTCCCGCAAAAAGGAGATTTAATTTTATATGACGAATTGTGTCACGCTTCTATTCGTGATGGAATTCAGCTTTCGAATGCCAAATCCTATAAATTCAAACATAATGATTTTGAGGATTTGGAACGGTTAATTTTAAAACCAACAACCAACAACCAGCAACCAACAACTATTTACATTGTTACCGAAACCGTTTTTTCGATGGATGGCGATTGCCCAAATATGGAAGAATTGATTGCTGTTGCCGAAAAATACAATTGCCATTTAGTAGTTGACGAAGCCCATTCGTTGGGCATTTTTGGCGAGCATGGCGAAGGACTGATTCAAATGTTAGGGTTGCAAGACCGTTTATTTGCCCGAATAATGACCTTCGGAAAAGGGTTGGGCTGTCACGGAGCAGCCATAGTTGGAAGTCAGGAATTATACAATTATCTCGTGAATTTTGCCCGAAGTTTTATTTACACCACAGGACTTTCGCCACACTCGGTTGCTACGATTTTAGTAGCCTATCAACATTTGCAAACAGAGCAATCGGCTATTGAACAATTAAGAAAAAATATAAATCATTTCAATCAACAAAAAAATATTTTGGGATTAAAACCGATGTTTGTTCACAGTAAATCAGCCATTCAAAGCGCTATCATTCCTGGAAACCAAAACGTAAAATCCATTGCCATTCAACTTCAAGAAAAAGGCTTTGATGTCAAAGCGATTCTTTCGCCAACCGTTCCCGAAGGTCAAGAACGATTGCGATTTTGTTTGCATAGTTACAATACCAAAGAAGAAATATCAGAAGTCTTGGCTTTGTTGAGTAACTTTGTTTTTTAG